One genomic region from Candidatus Nitrosopumilus koreensis AR1 encodes:
- a CDS encoding CxxC-x17-CxxC domain-containing protein yields the protein MSFEERREMHTATCGDCGNECQVPFKPKEDRPVYCRECFPNHRPERRSGDRFGGRTRFNRQREMHTATCGDCGNECQVPFKPKEDRPVYCRECFPNHKQNTTV from the coding sequence ATGTCATTTGAAGAGAGAAGAGAAATGCACACGGCAACATGCGGTGATTGTGGAAATGAATGCCAAGTACCATTCAAACCAAAAGAAGACAGACCTGTTTATTGCAGAGAATGCTTCCCAAACCACAGACCAGAAAGACGCAGTGGAGACAGATTTGGAGGCAGAACAAGATTCAACAGACAAAGAGAAATGCACACGGCAACATGCGGTGATTGTGGAAATGAATGCCAAGTACCATTCAAACCAAAAGAAGACAGACCTGTTTATTGCAGAGAATGCTTCCCAAACCACAAGCAAAATACCACTGTGTAA
- a CDS encoding ribosome biogenesis/translation initiation ATPase RLI: MTHRVGVLDHELCQPKKCGLECIKYCPVNKSGADCIVLNEESKKAQIDEDICNGCGICVKVCPFDAITIVNLASELATDKIHQYGPNSFRLFKLPTPKKGEVVGLLGRNGMGKSTVVNILSGNLKPNLGRYENPPDWDEILKYYSGTELKQHFEKIKQNQIRASIKPQQVHHIAQAFDGTGNELIEKYDERGVSRELIKELGLENSMEQNLKELSGGELQRIAVAAAASKDTEFYFFDEPSSYNDVFQRTGVARVIQSLAKIGKSVMVVEHDLTLLDFLSDYIEVLYGEPTAYGIVSNILSTKVGINVFLDGYLPNENVRFRDKKFSFDVSSSSTDEFQEGSEVVIYPKLEKKYPTFSVTIEPGQVRKGEVLGIMGANALGKTTMMKMIAGVEKPDSGSIDKKIKIAYKPQYLQNDIDVEVVALLDKANGGQVEGSMEEEQILDPLKIKKLYNKSVKNLSGGELQKVAVASCLLQKVDLYALDEPSAFLDVEDRIAVAKFLQKFVRSFGKSAIVIDHDLQLMDLISDSMVIFEGESGVAGIATSPMPKADAMNRFLKSLDMSFRRDEKSLRPRVNKLESRLDKDQKSSGNFYYKN; the protein is encoded by the coding sequence ATGACACATAGAGTAGGTGTTCTAGATCACGAGCTTTGTCAGCCTAAAAAATGCGGTCTGGAGTGCATAAAATATTGCCCAGTAAACAAATCGGGTGCAGATTGTATTGTTCTAAATGAAGAATCAAAAAAAGCCCAGATAGATGAGGATATTTGTAATGGTTGTGGGATATGTGTTAAAGTATGTCCATTTGATGCAATAACAATTGTAAATTTAGCAAGTGAGTTAGCGACTGACAAAATTCATCAATACGGTCCTAACTCATTTAGACTCTTCAAATTACCAACCCCAAAGAAAGGAGAGGTAGTAGGACTATTAGGAAGAAATGGTATGGGGAAAAGCACAGTTGTCAATATTTTATCAGGAAACTTAAAACCAAATCTAGGAAGATATGAAAATCCACCTGATTGGGATGAGATTCTAAAATACTACAGCGGAACTGAACTTAAACAACATTTTGAAAAAATCAAACAGAATCAAATTCGTGCATCAATAAAACCACAACAAGTTCATCATATTGCACAGGCATTTGACGGAACAGGAAATGAATTAATTGAAAAATACGATGAACGTGGTGTTTCTAGAGAATTAATCAAAGAGTTAGGATTAGAAAATTCTATGGAGCAAAATCTAAAGGAATTAAGCGGTGGAGAATTACAACGAATTGCAGTAGCAGCTGCTGCATCAAAAGATACAGAATTCTACTTTTTTGATGAACCTTCATCATACAATGATGTTTTTCAAAGAACAGGAGTAGCACGTGTGATTCAGAGTTTAGCTAAGATTGGAAAAAGTGTGATGGTAGTAGAACATGACCTTACATTACTAGATTTTCTTAGTGATTATATCGAAGTATTATACGGTGAACCAACTGCATACGGAATTGTTTCAAATATTTTATCAACCAAAGTAGGAATCAATGTATTTCTTGACGGCTATCTACCAAATGAAAATGTTAGATTTAGAGATAAGAAATTTTCTTTCGATGTGTCTTCGTCTTCTACAGATGAATTTCAGGAGGGAAGCGAGGTTGTCATATATCCGAAACTAGAGAAAAAATATCCAACATTTTCAGTAACAATTGAGCCTGGACAGGTTAGAAAAGGCGAAGTCTTAGGCATAATGGGTGCCAATGCCTTAGGAAAAACAACCATGATGAAGATGATTGCAGGTGTTGAAAAACCAGATTCAGGTAGTATTGATAAAAAAATCAAAATAGCTTACAAACCACAATATCTTCAAAACGACATAGATGTAGAAGTAGTAGCACTGTTAGACAAGGCAAATGGAGGTCAAGTGGAAGGAAGTATGGAAGAAGAACAGATTCTTGATCCATTAAAGATAAAAAAATTATACAATAAATCTGTCAAGAACCTTTCAGGAGGAGAATTACAAAAAGTTGCAGTAGCATCATGTTTATTGCAAAAAGTAGATTTGTATGCACTTGATGAGCCTTCAGCATTTTTAGATGTAGAAGATAGAATAGCAGTTGCAAAATTCTTACAGAAATTTGTTCGCTCGTTTGGAAAATCGGCAATAGTAATTGATCATGATTTACAGTTAATGGATTTGATTTCAGATTCCATGGTAATTTTTGAAGGAGAATCAGGTGTTGCAGGTATAGCTACATCTCCAATGCCAAAAGCAGATGCAATGAATAGATTTCTCAAATCACTTGATATGTCATTTAGACGTGATGAAAAAAGTCTCAGACCCAGAGTAAATAAACTTGAGAGTAGGTTGGACAAAGACCAAAAATCTTCGGGTAATTTCTATTACAAGAATTGA
- the rimI gene encoding ribosomal protein S18-alanine N-acetyltransferase, which yields MQVILRQLGDCNIRRAEPSDLIPVMEINLKTLPEHYSDYFYESLLAELPEAFIVAEIGGKHVGYIMCKTEYGFSNFKKLGFVKKGHVVSIAVLDEYRKRGIGNALVEESVKGVKARKCDEFYLEVRCSNNEAVRLYEKLGFVIRQQLNAYYRDGEDAYLMAIELD from the coding sequence ATGCAAGTAATTCTCAGACAACTAGGTGATTGTAATATTAGACGTGCTGAACCAAGTGATCTTATTCCTGTTATGGAAATTAATTTGAAAACACTCCCTGAGCACTATTCTGATTATTTCTATGAAAGCTTACTTGCAGAACTCCCTGAGGCATTCATTGTAGCTGAGATTGGGGGAAAGCATGTTGGATATATTATGTGTAAAACTGAATATGGTTTTTCAAATTTTAAGAAATTGGGTTTTGTCAAGAAAGGTCATGTTGTATCAATTGCTGTTCTTGATGAATATAGAAAGAGAGGAATTGGAAATGCTCTTGTTGAAGAATCTGTAAAAGGTGTAAAGGCTAGAAAATGTGATGAATTCTATCTAGAAGTAAGATGTAGTAATAATGAAGCTGTAAGATTGTATGAAAAACTTGGATTTGTAATTAGACAACAGCTCAATGCCTACTATCGTGATGGTGAAGATGCTTATCTTATGGCAATTGAACTAGATTAG
- a CDS encoding class I SAM-dependent methyltransferase, with protein sequence MLKKSLENILSPKESEELISAFDQIGDIIIVRIPESLLPKKKIIGETLLNDVKIARSVFYQASAVEGDFRTRNLEIIAGEDNTKTEYKEFGCKFVVDVENAFFSPRLSTERDRIASLIQKDEVVTNMFAGVGMFSVIAAKKKKCTVYSIDINPIASKLCERNIRLNKLAGQVISINGDATQIINEQLVDKSDRTLMLLPERSDEFLESAIKTTKNGGVIHYYSHIHADKKSDAGKLSEEHYLQVTPVKSEILGSKIVRPVGPRYYQTVVDVKIFK encoded by the coding sequence ATGCTAAAAAAATCACTTGAAAACATACTTTCACCAAAAGAAAGCGAAGAGTTAATCTCAGCATTTGATCAAATTGGCGACATTATTATTGTACGAATACCAGAATCGCTTTTACCTAAAAAGAAAATTATTGGTGAGACATTATTGAATGATGTAAAAATTGCAAGAAGTGTATTTTACCAAGCATCTGCAGTGGAAGGAGATTTTCGTACACGTAATCTTGAGATCATAGCAGGAGAAGATAACACAAAAACAGAATACAAGGAATTTGGCTGTAAATTTGTAGTGGATGTTGAAAATGCATTTTTTTCGCCCAGACTATCTACTGAAAGAGACAGAATAGCAAGCCTAATTCAAAAAGATGAAGTGGTGACAAACATGTTTGCAGGGGTAGGAATGTTTTCAGTTATTGCTGCAAAAAAGAAAAAATGCACTGTGTATAGTATAGACATCAATCCAATTGCATCAAAGTTGTGTGAAAGAAATATCAGATTAAACAAACTTGCAGGACAAGTCATTTCAATTAATGGGGATGCAACTCAAATTATTAATGAACAGCTTGTAGACAAATCAGATAGAACCTTAATGTTATTACCAGAAAGGTCAGATGAATTTTTAGAATCTGCAATAAAGACTACTAAAAATGGAGGGGTTATTCATTATTATTCTCACATACATGCAGATAAAAAATCAGATGCAGGAAAACTTTCAGAAGAACATTATCTTCAAGTAACACCAGTAAAATCAGAAATACTAGGATCAAAAATTGTTAGACCAGTGGGTCCTAGATATTATCAAACCGTTGTAGATGTAAAAATTTTCAAGTAG
- a CDS encoding site-2 protease family protein: protein MEEHSQEDIISLVNSIFSVSDFIKTEFSLEFQIEDGEFKSKFENLARKLEGMSFACRLEQKEGKKFVIIQKFAPKQQRRWMKTAWTPRILFAIVVTFVMIDGYYRTSGTNSIVEIGEPLEMAGVYTLSLLGILGIHELGHIIAAKAHKLKTTWPYFIPGLPVIGIPTFGAFIQSRGLTINREILFDVAIAGPIAGLVIAIIVSIYGAYTAPILDPDIAAGLFEESRLMEWEQGEPLLMTASLAMFGKGGSGQEVIMTPIMFAAWIGFLITFLNLLPAWQLDGGHMARTLLGPKLHRYATYGSMAILVLLNYWLMAILILVMSTRNPSAMPLDDISPLSKKRKLAYIGIIGLAILCAPLPSDFLPSLLP, encoded by the coding sequence ATGGAAGAGCATTCCCAAGAGGATATAATTTCTCTGGTCAATTCAATATTTAGTGTAAGTGATTTTATAAAAACAGAGTTTTCCTTAGAATTTCAAATAGAGGATGGAGAGTTCAAGTCAAAATTTGAGAACTTAGCTAGAAAGTTAGAAGGCATGAGTTTTGCATGTAGATTAGAACAGAAAGAAGGGAAGAAATTTGTTATTATTCAGAAATTTGCTCCAAAGCAGCAAAGAAGATGGATGAAAACCGCATGGACACCTAGAATTTTGTTTGCAATTGTAGTAACATTTGTTATGATTGATGGGTATTATAGGACATCTGGAACAAACTCAATTGTAGAGATTGGTGAACCCTTGGAAATGGCAGGAGTTTACACATTATCACTATTAGGGATTTTAGGAATTCATGAATTAGGACATATTATTGCAGCCAAAGCACACAAACTAAAAACAACTTGGCCATATTTTATTCCAGGTTTACCGGTAATAGGAATACCAACGTTTGGAGCATTCATTCAATCAAGAGGGTTAACTATCAATAGAGAAATTTTATTTGATGTTGCCATTGCAGGTCCAATTGCAGGATTAGTTATTGCAATAATTGTTTCAATTTATGGAGCATATACAGCACCAATTTTAGATCCAGATATTGCAGCAGGGCTCTTCGAAGAATCTAGATTGATGGAATGGGAACAAGGTGAACCATTGTTAATGACTGCAAGTCTAGCAATGTTTGGAAAAGGAGGTTCAGGTCAAGAAGTTATTATGACGCCCATAATGTTTGCAGCTTGGATTGGATTTTTAATCACATTTTTGAATTTACTTCCCGCATGGCAATTAGATGGAGGCCATATGGCCAGAACACTACTTGGTCCAAAATTGCACAGATATGCAACTTATGGAAGTATGGCAATTCTAGTTTTGTTAAATTATTGGTTAATGGCAATTTTGATTTTGGTAATGAGCACAAGAAATCCTAGTGCGATGCCATTAGATGATATTTCGCCACTTTCAAAAAAGAGAAAACTTGCATACATTGGAATCATTGGATTAGCAATTTTATGTGCACCATTGCCATCAGATTTTTTGCCTAGTTTATTACCTTAG
- a CDS encoding leucyl aminopeptidase has translation MKIRVENSPKKTQLLCGFALEKSGKVLGLPKLDAKTTSAINQSLNDIEGKLGKITIIPITGKKQFQRILIAGIGKKEDVTNDTFRQISGKIAQKARELKLKEFSIITPPTFVINQISAASQIVEGVKMALYKFEKFKAEKEEKSPDLTIIVSKSKNVLQAIKTAEIVAEGAIFTKSIANLPPNECTPSTLANFAKTIAKNKMKCKIISKPELKKKGFGGISAVGQGSKNEPKLIILEHNKGSRNEKPIVLVGKAVTFDTGGISLKPGANMDEMKFDKCGGCTVLGIMKAVSELKLPINVIGIIPSVENMPGGESYRPGDIIKLYNGKTAEILNTDAEGRLILADALAYGEKHYSPKAIIDFATLTGACIIALGTNVAGMVSNNEKLSKKIFESSKNTTEQIWELPLNQEFMDMIKSDVADMKNIGIGRAAGTITAAAFLRNAIENTPWTHLDIAGVAWTQTATKEKSYNPKGATGFGVRLILDYLQKL, from the coding sequence GTGAAGATAAGAGTAGAAAATTCTCCAAAAAAAACACAACTTCTTTGTGGATTTGCCTTAGAGAAATCAGGTAAAGTTTTAGGTTTACCAAAACTGGATGCAAAAACCACATCAGCTATAAATCAATCACTCAACGACATTGAAGGAAAATTGGGTAAAATTACAATTATTCCAATTACAGGAAAAAAACAATTTCAAAGAATCTTAATTGCAGGTATTGGTAAAAAAGAAGATGTTACAAATGACACATTTAGGCAAATTTCAGGTAAAATTGCTCAAAAAGCACGAGAATTAAAATTAAAAGAGTTTTCAATAATTACCCCTCCTACTTTTGTAATTAATCAAATTTCAGCAGCATCACAAATTGTTGAAGGAGTAAAGATGGCGCTTTACAAATTTGAAAAATTTAAGGCTGAAAAAGAAGAAAAGTCTCCAGATTTAACAATAATTGTTTCAAAATCAAAGAATGTTTTACAAGCAATAAAAACAGCAGAAATTGTTGCAGAAGGTGCAATATTTACAAAGAGTATTGCCAATTTGCCTCCAAATGAGTGTACACCATCAACGTTAGCAAATTTTGCAAAAACAATTGCAAAAAATAAAATGAAATGTAAAATTATCTCAAAACCAGAATTAAAAAAGAAAGGTTTTGGTGGAATTTCAGCCGTTGGGCAAGGAAGTAAAAATGAACCCAAATTAATTATTCTAGAACACAACAAAGGTTCAAGAAATGAAAAACCGATTGTACTTGTTGGTAAGGCAGTAACATTTGACACAGGAGGAATTTCATTAAAACCAGGTGCAAACATGGATGAAATGAAATTTGACAAGTGTGGTGGCTGTACAGTTTTAGGAATTATGAAAGCAGTTTCGGAATTAAAATTACCAATTAATGTAATTGGAATTATTCCATCTGTCGAAAATATGCCAGGCGGAGAATCATACAGACCAGGAGACATCATAAAACTATACAATGGAAAAACAGCTGAAATTCTCAACACAGATGCTGAAGGAAGACTGATTTTAGCTGATGCGCTAGCATATGGTGAAAAACATTATTCGCCTAAAGCAATAATCGACTTTGCAACTTTGACTGGAGCATGTATTATAGCATTAGGTACTAACGTAGCAGGAATGGTTTCAAACAATGAAAAACTCTCAAAGAAGATTTTTGAGTCATCAAAAAATACTACGGAGCAAATTTGGGAGCTTCCATTAAATCAAGAGTTCATGGATATGATAAAATCAGATGTGGCCGACATGAAAAATATTGGCATAGGCAGGGCAGCTGGAACAATAACTGCTGCCGCATTCTTAAGAAATGCTATTGAAAACACACCATGGACACATTTGGATATTGCAGGGGTTGCTTGGACACAGACAGCTACAAAAGAAAAATCTTACAATCCAAAAGGAGCAACAGGCTTTGGAGTAAGATTGATTTTAGATTATTTACAAAAATTGTAA
- a CDS encoding TenA family transcriptional regulator, producing MNIIEKIDEMIEERSLLKHPFYQAWSDGKLTKESLAGYSKEYFQLVKEVPSFMAPIIEKAPESVVKELVENQQEESDHIKPWIAFASELGISEDELLSYSGLPKTRKAVSDLNELMDTFESGACAMYAFEKEIPKISQTKLDGLAEFYGMTSNEATEYFKLHTEADVRHAASWRNILEKSSTDYDKLIKVAEKSISAQNLLLDSCFEEYC from the coding sequence ATGAACATAATTGAAAAAATTGATGAAATGATTGAGGAAAGAAGTTTACTAAAACATCCATTCTACCAAGCATGGTCTGATGGAAAATTAACAAAAGAATCACTAGCAGGATATTCAAAGGAATATTTCCAATTGGTCAAAGAGGTTCCATCCTTTATGGCTCCTATAATTGAAAAAGCTCCAGAATCCGTTGTAAAAGAATTAGTTGAAAATCAACAAGAAGAATCTGATCACATTAAACCATGGATTGCTTTTGCAAGTGAACTTGGAATTTCTGAAGATGAATTATTATCATATTCAGGTTTGCCAAAAACCAGAAAAGCTGTATCTGATTTGAATGAATTAATGGATACTTTTGAAAGTGGTGCATGTGCAATGTATGCATTTGAAAAAGAAATTCCAAAAATCAGTCAAACAAAACTTGATGGATTAGCGGAATTCTATGGCATGACTAGTAACGAAGCTACAGAATACTTCAAACTACATACTGAAGCTGATGTTAGACATGCAGCGTCATGGAGAAATATTCTTGAAAAGTCATCAACTGATTATGACAAATTAATTAAGGTTGCAGAAAAATCAATTTCTGCACAGAATTTGTTATTGGACAGTTGTTTTGAAGAATACTGTTAA
- the pyrE gene encoding orotate phosphoribosyltransferase — protein sequence MEFVKEFATFLHQKGIIKFGEFTLASGKKSSYYVDLRLVPSYPHEFRKMVKYLENEIVQNIGLDKFDSIVSVPTGGLVIASALAIETVKPLIYVRSKPKDYGTSKSVEGKIHDGMKVVMIDDVATTGGSVVNAIKSLKEVNISIKDAYVIVNRMEGADKAMEELGVKMHSILNILQITESLHEQNLVDNDVLDKVKKQIGK from the coding sequence ATGGAATTTGTAAAAGAGTTTGCAACCTTTTTGCATCAAAAAGGCATCATAAAGTTTGGAGAATTTACACTAGCCAGTGGAAAAAAGAGTTCATACTATGTGGATTTGAGATTAGTCCCAAGCTATCCTCATGAATTCAGAAAGATGGTAAAATATCTTGAAAACGAAATTGTTCAAAATATAGGACTAGACAAGTTTGATTCAATAGTTTCAGTACCCACAGGAGGTCTAGTTATTGCATCTGCATTAGCAATTGAGACTGTTAAACCACTCATCTATGTTAGAAGTAAACCAAAAGATTATGGAACATCAAAATCAGTTGAAGGCAAAATTCACGATGGAATGAAAGTAGTAATGATAGATGACGTAGCAACAACTGGCGGTTCAGTTGTAAATGCAATAAAGTCGTTAAAAGAAGTCAACATTTCCATAAAGGATGCATATGTTATTGTCAATAGAATGGAAGGAGCTGATAAAGCCATGGAGGAGCTTGGAGTCAAAATGCATTCAATTCTAAATATTTTGCAGATTACAGAATCTTTGCATGAACAAAATCTAGTGGACAATGATGTTTTAGACAAAGTAAAAAAACAAATTGGCAAATGA
- a CDS encoding ribulose-phosphate 3-epimerase, producing MGLNYCQIKKNILRARKLVIKATNTAGSGHPGGSFSMAEILGCLFGKYLKFDPKNPQWEDRDRLVLSKGHASPGLFSNMAVAGYFPDSELETLRKFGSRLQGHPDLKCPGVEFCGGSLGTGLSYSVGIALAGKIDSKDYHVYTIIGDGESDEGQVWEAAMTASKYKVDNLTAFLDRNFIQQDSYTEKIMPLDKKLESDDISEMWKDASRWKTGDKWRSFGWNVIEIDGHRIEQIDSAIKKANATKGVPTIIISRTIKGKSVEHMEDNPAWHGKAPDSDVVPIINLELDSQFMIAPSIIAGDMTNLENEIKRCVAGRADYIHLDVMDGQFVPNKTFDHTKIKELRSLTVIPFDSHLMINEPVKHVRDYIDAGSDIITVHAEVTDESSFGEIHDLLKQNQVGVGFAINPDTDLPEWSYKFLPSLDQLIVMSVVPGKSGQKYIEETHAKMARLNSILKEHNFSGYIEADGGVNLENIGSVFADGARAFVGGGAIVGQQDVRAAIRDFRNEVLKSRRGILLDKANELGGVELVNKWIGLHIVGEKQDQIKKIAEEKGYI from the coding sequence ATGGGGCTCAATTATTGTCAAATTAAGAAAAATATTCTAAGGGCCCGAAAATTAGTAATCAAAGCCACAAACACTGCTGGTTCTGGTCATCCTGGTGGTTCATTTTCCATGGCAGAAATTTTAGGTTGTTTATTTGGTAAATATTTGAAATTTGATCCTAAAAACCCACAATGGGAAGATCGAGATCGTTTAGTATTATCAAAAGGTCATGCATCTCCTGGCCTATTTTCTAACATGGCTGTTGCAGGATATTTCCCAGACTCAGAACTTGAAACTCTGAGAAAATTTGGGAGTAGATTACAAGGTCATCCTGATTTGAAATGTCCCGGTGTTGAATTTTGTGGAGGTTCTTTAGGTACTGGCCTGTCATATTCTGTAGGAATTGCACTAGCAGGAAAAATTGATTCTAAAGATTATCATGTCTATACGATTATTGGTGATGGAGAATCTGATGAAGGACAAGTTTGGGAAGCTGCAATGACTGCATCAAAATACAAAGTTGATAATCTTACTGCTTTTCTTGACCGAAATTTCATTCAACAAGATTCCTATACTGAAAAAATTATGCCCCTTGATAAAAAATTAGAAAGTGATGATATTTCTGAAATGTGGAAAGATGCTTCTAGATGGAAGACTGGTGACAAATGGAGATCGTTTGGATGGAACGTAATTGAAATTGATGGACATAGGATAGAACAAATTGATTCAGCCATTAAAAAAGCAAATGCAACAAAAGGTGTACCTACAATAATTATCTCAAGAACAATTAAAGGAAAATCTGTAGAGCACATGGAAGATAACCCTGCATGGCATGGTAAAGCCCCTGATTCTGATGTTGTGCCAATTATCAATCTTGAACTAGATTCTCAATTTATGATTGCCCCATCAATTATTGCCGGCGATATGACTAATCTTGAAAATGAAATTAAACGATGTGTTGCAGGAAGAGCTGATTATATTCATCTAGATGTGATGGATGGGCAATTTGTTCCAAACAAAACTTTTGATCATACTAAAATCAAAGAATTACGATCACTTACTGTAATCCCATTTGATTCTCATTTGATGATTAATGAACCCGTAAAACATGTCAGAGATTACATTGATGCTGGTAGTGATATCATAACTGTACACGCAGAAGTGACTGATGAATCCAGTTTTGGAGAAATTCATGATTTATTAAAACAAAATCAAGTAGGTGTTGGATTTGCAATAAATCCTGATACTGATTTACCTGAATGGTCTTACAAATTTTTACCTTCACTTGATCAGCTTATTGTAATGTCTGTAGTACCTGGAAAATCTGGACAAAAATACATTGAAGAAACACATGCAAAAATGGCTAGATTGAATTCAATACTAAAAGAACATAATTTTTCAGGATATATTGAGGCTGATGGAGGAGTGAATCTTGAAAATATTGGCTCAGTTTTTGCAGATGGTGCTCGTGCTTTTGTAGGTGGCGGTGCTATTGTTGGACAACAAGATGTACGTGCTGCAATTCGAGATTTTAGAAATGAGGTCTTAAAATCAAGAAGAGGAATTTTACTTGATAAAGCCAATGAACTAGGTGGTGTTGAATTAGTAAACAAATGGATTGGACTTCATATTGTAGGGGAAAAACAGGACCAAATTAAAAAAATTGCAGAGGAGAAAGGATACATTTGA